One genomic segment of Huiozyma naganishii CBS 8797 chromosome 8, complete genome includes these proteins:
- the PET8 gene encoding Pet8p (similar to Saccharomyces cerevisiae PET8 (YNL003C); ancestral locus Anc_1.404), with product MALNGFLVSLLSGVASGISTDLVFFPIDTLKTRLQAKGGFFANGGCHNIYRGVGSAIVASAPSASLFFVTYDSMKIYSRPFFERHIRSEQGADTAIHMFSSSMGEIAACTVRVPAEVIKQKTQTGYTNSSYLTLKQILKNQNGEGLRRNLYRGWSTTLIREIPFTCIQFPLYEYLKKKWSQMGAQDERLPPWKGALCGSVAGGVAAALTTPLDFIKTRLMLNSKTIPATQIISTIWKEEGGAVFLSGIGPRTLWISAGGAIFLGVYETVKYILVS from the coding sequence ATGGCGCTCAACGGGTTTCTTGTCTCGCTGCTCAGCGGAGTTGCCTCGGGTATCTCTACAGATCTCGTGTTCTTCCCGATTGATACCTTAAAAACAAGACTACAAGCAAAAGGTGGATTCTTTGCCAATGGTGGTTGCCACAACATATACAGAGGGGTGGGCAGTGCCATTGTGGCGTCTGCACCAAGtgcttctctttttttcgtgACCTACGACTCAATGAAGATATACTCCAGGCCATTCTTCGAAAGGCACATACGTTCTGAACAAGGTGCCGACACGGCGATCCACATGTTTTCATCGTCCATGGGGGAAATAGCTGCGTGTACAGTGAGGGTACCAGCAGAAGTCATTAAACAAAAAACGCAAACAGGGTACACGAACTCCTCATACTTAACTTTGAAGcaaatcttgaagaaccaaAATGGTGAAGGACTGAGAAGAAATCTGTACAGAGGTTGGTCGACCACTTTGATTAGAGAGATCCCATTTACATGCATACAGTTCCCCTTATATGAATatctgaagaagaaatggtCCCAGATGGGTGCTCAGGACGAACGATTACCGCCTTGGAAAGGTGCTCTCTGCGGTTCAGTGGCAGGCGGTGTAGCTGCTGCGTTGACCACACCACTCGATTTCATAAAGACTAGACTAATGCTAAACTCCAAAACCATACCCGCGACCCAAATAATCAGCACTATTTGGAAGGAGGAAGGTGGGGCGGTCTTCCTCAGTGGGATAGGACCCAGAACTTTGTGGATAAGTGCCGGTGGGGCCATATTTCTAGGTGTCTACGAGACAGTAAAATACATTCTAGTATCGTAA
- the LST8 gene encoding TOR complex subunit LST8 (similar to Saccharomyces cerevisiae LST8 (YNL006W); ancestral locus Anc_1.399) codes for MSVILVSAGYDHTIRFWEALTGVCSRTIQHSDSQVNRLEITNDKKLLAAAGHQNVRLYDIRTTNPNPVASFEGHKGNVTSLSFQQDNKWMVSSSEDGTIKVWDVRSPSIPRNYKHNAPVNEVVIHPNQGELISCDRDGNIRIWDLGENQCTHQLTPEDDIPLQSISVASDGSMLVAANTKGNCFVWEMPNHTDASNLKPVTKFKAHNDYITRILLSSDVKHLATCSADHTTRVWSIDNNFKLESTLDGHQRWVWDCAFSADSAYLVTASSDHYVRLWDLSTREVVRQYGGHHKGVVCVALNDV; via the coding sequence ATGTCCGTCATACTGGTTTCTGCCGGGTATGACCACACGATCAGGTTTTGGGAGGCGCTCACTGGGGTCTGTTCGAGGACGATCCAGCATTCTGACTCGCAGGTTAACCGGTTGGAGATCACCAACGATAAGAAACTGTTGGCGGCCGCGGGTCACCAGAACGTGAGGTTGTATGATATACGTACCACGAATCCGAACCCTGTGGCGTCGTTTGAAGGGCACAAGGGGAACGTCACGTCGCTGTCCTTCCAACAGGACAACAAGTGGATGGTTTCTTCGAGTGAGGACGGAACGATTAAAGTGTGGGACGTTAGGTCGCCGTCGATCCCGAGAAACTACAAACACAACGCCCCGGTCAACGAAGTGGTCATCCATCCGAACCAGGGAGAACTGATCTCGTGCGATAGGGACGGTAATATCCGTATCTGGGACCTCGGTGAGAACCAGTGCACGCACCAATTGACTCCAGAAGACGATATACCGTTGCAATCTATATCTGTGGCCAGTGATGGGTCCATGTTGGTTGCGGCCAATACAAAAGGGAACTGTTTTGTGTGGGAAATGCCAAACCACACGGATGCGTCCAATTTGAAACCCGTGACCAAGTTTAAAGCGCACAACGACTACATTACGAGGATACTTCTCTCCTCGGACGTGAAACATTTGGCAACGTGCTCTGCAGACCATACAACAAGGGTTTGGTCCATTGATAACAACTTCAAGCTCGAGTCAACTTTGGACGGCCATCAGAGGTGGGTCTGGGATTGTGCGTTTAGTGCCGATAGTGCATACCTCGTGACAGCGTCATCAGATCATTACGTCAGACTATGGGATCTGTCCACGAGGGAAGTTGTAAGACAGTATGGTGGTCACCACAAGGGTGTTGTTTGCGTTGCATTAAACGACGTGTGA